The Aedes albopictus strain Foshan chromosome 1, AalbF5, whole genome shotgun sequence genomic interval caggatttttttttgcaattctccTTTGGAGTTCCATCTTGatatcctttcagaagtttcttttggaaattctcaggagttatttttttctggaaacccTCCATGAGTTCGGTTTGGGAATCTTCTaggggtttctggagaaatacattgatcgaattccttgattaatcccagaaggaattcttggaggaatcaaagACTTCGAAAGCTTCCAAAGGATTATTATATTGGATTTATCCATTCTACAGAAGGAATCTATAAAGAATCCGGATCCACAGAAGGCATTCGTTGAGgaacagaactagttgaataacagcttcttaggtcaaagtttgcttaagagttgtttgttccactctcttgtacagcaaaaatgtaccAGACataattcctcgaagaatcctcaaaaggaattactgaagaaatctcaacgagacattcctagaagaattcacaagtggatttcctgggagaaggaatccgaaaaaaatcctcagatggaattcctcaagtaatcctaaaataggatttccggagaaattccctgaaagaCCGCCTTCAACATGTTCCATTTTTTGTATCTTTCTTCACACAGCAAACCAAAGAAGACCTTATCTCTCTCATTGACACCGTGGATAAAGATCGACGGTGCGATCAACCGCAGACTGCTGTACCGGTGGATGACCGCTGTTTTACTCTATTGCCTGTCCCACCCGGGGGTGCAACTGACGTTCATCTATTCCCGGTTCAACATGATGGCCCCGGTACATCTGTACTATTTGCTGGAGGTGAGTACTTCAAAGTATAATATCAATCAAGGGACAACCAAACTTAAACGTTTCCTCTTCCCCATACTAGATGTTGCAAGACTTTGGATGTTTGAAAATGTACTCGATGGAAGTGCGACAAAAGAAATCCATTTTCTCCACCTATCGACCGGTGAAAGTTGGTAAGTGTCCTTAACCTGACGAACAGAATAACCGTTgacctccattttttttttgctccacAGCGACGGCAACCGAGTTCGACCACGACGAGTACACCTACGTCGAAACGACTGCAAACGCCCTAAGCACTCTGACCACCCTCATCGGAGACTACCGGAAGTTCCAGGATGACTTCCTATCGCCTCCCAAATCCAACGAACAACCGGAGGTGGAACAATCTGATGGGTAAGGGCAATAGACTGATTGGACCAGGAGGGGCGTGTCATCGGCATCTCTCACACCAAGCTAATGTAAGTAAACGGTACATTCACTATTTAAATCGCATTTAAGTAAAGGATTCTTTTTACACGATCCAATTCTAAAAACGACACACATGATTTGCTGTCCGAGCGAGGTCTTCGCTAGAATAAACTTATGACTACTCATTCATATAGTGTAAAAAGGATGCGTCTCCGTTTTTGTTTTACGATGACATGTCCTCAGTCGGTGCGGCAGCATCGGATCCGTTCCCCGTCAGGGACAATTTTTCCGTGATTTTCGAAACGACCGGCAAGTGCTCGGCAATTTCGTTCGGACTGGTAAACAGCGCCGGAGGAACACGTTTCAGTTGTTCGATTTTGGCCTCCCGGTGGGTGTACTCCCTCAACATGTAATCGTTGCCTTTCTCGTAGTGGAAGCGTGTGTCGTTGATGCGTATAAGCACATGGTCCACGCGCAGGAAGAAGCGCTGCAGGATGTAGAACCCGGATGGCATGACTCGCTGAAATGACAAAAAATCAGATTATAGCTCCTAAATCTTAACTGCAATTAACCCGATCCCACTGAATACTCACCACTTTAACCGAAAGCACCGATATACCATGATCGTGCAGTTCATCTTCGAACAGCGTCAGATCGTGGTAGAACAGAATCGGTTCTCGCTTCATCAGCTTGAACATGTCGATTTTTTGGTCGGTCACCTGCACCGCAATGCCTTCGTTTACCGTGCCCTTGTATTCCGTCGTGAACGACCAATCGAATGGTTTCACCTTCTCCTGAGTATCCGCCGACGAGCGACTCTCTTTCCACTCGTCGGAACAGGCCACCTTTAGGTCCAGCTTTTCGTTTCGAACCAGCTTGAGGGCGTCCATCGGATTGAACTCCAGCCGTGCGCCGTTTTTGTGACTTATCGTTAGAATGTTCTTGTGGAACACCATATCCGGCAGATGGGGCAAATCCAGCGCGTAGTTGTACCTGAGGGGACAATCATAATCCACGATTATAGGATCAACAATAGTGAATCCTATACGGTTAGCGAAGTCAACTTACACGCACAGCTCACAGCAGCCGGTTTCGCCCTGAACACATTTGTTGTCGTTGGTGCAGACGCTCTTCAGGATATGCGACTTGGTGTACGCGATGGTCCAGTCGTCGAACGTGTGGCTTTCGCTATCAACCGGCAACCTGACGGGGCCGCTGTCGGTTTCCTCCGTTTGGATCTGTATTCAGCCAAAATAGATGTTAGAATTGAGCGGAACTAACCATTGATCGCCGGTAGTAAATTAGCTATTTTTGTATCGCTACTTACAATCTGTTTCATTTCCATGGCAAAAGTTATACCAAACACTCGACTAACAAACAGGAATCAAAGAATTTTGTTGGACTAAAAATTTAGCAGCTTTTTTATGTacagttttccaaatatttttgttttgatacCGGATCGGTGCGGTGTCTTCCAAAGTAGCACACACAACAGTGACTGTCAAGCGCGCGCCCAGGAGTGTGTTGCTTTGTTCGAAAATGAAATTTATCGCCACCCGAAATGAACATCAAGGAGGGAGCAGGACCGTCAAAACttgaacaaactacgcctacccgACGTGCATCTAgcacaaggagaatacattttactaaggtggcgcagataaacattgcaaaccactggttgtctcttccactcttctggtgttcttatgcaactaaaatagtgacgtcactatttcggttccataagaacaccagaagaatggaagagacaaccagtggtttgcaatgtttatctgcgccaccttagtaaaatgtattctccttgcatCTAGCACACCAAAGAAGTCGTTTCGGAACCTGTTCTGAATCTAGTAGAGTTTTTGACGGTTTTAGTATTGTCGTATTGTGATTTTGCTTCGAAggtaattccaggggaatttgcttgagctggttgggaatcgccgttaaatttcaagaagcgtttcaatgcgttcttgtaaaattCTAGACCTTTAtgttaatgctcttattacgtCAAACGAcctctacacagcaaaaaatattgTAATCCGCCTCGATGTAATTGGACCTATGTAACAAAAAACCTATGCAATCACTTTTTTCAGATGTACTATCACACCGATTTTGCGTAGAATTACATCTGGCTCATCATTACACAGAAAAACCGTAACGATTCTCGTTTCCGTTGTATTTGTGTAATATTCACATCGAGCAAATGTGAATATTACACAGAATCAGCTGCAACCAACTGGTTACAATTAAACGTGCGTATGATTACACAAAACCGATGTCATATCGCATTCGTTTGTCAGGCAATATTAAGTCTCGCAACACTGCTGTCATCGACCGGATCGACGGCAGTCTCGCGATGATGCAGCCATAttgtttttgtttcttctcaAAGTGGCTGCCGTTTTTCtacttttcgtaactttttataggtATTTTGGCAATTTTGTTAAGTTAAAGTATAATAAATATATAATGTaatctttttgaacaaatttacaGTTGGCGAAGGAGTATTGTTTTTTCGATGAGCGCAGGAATTGGAATGTAAGTGGATGATCGCTGGTGCCCATTCCGACTATTGCCCGAAAAGGTTTTCCCCTGCAAATTTAACACTAGCAAATCCGAAGGTTCCGTTCCTAGGCGACGGTATCACAATCAAGCCACTTCCGGACTGTGGCAAGTGTGGCCCCGCTGAAGCCACCCTATCAAACTAAGGAAGAAATGGTAAGTTGGGACTTGGCAGCCGGTTGATCGAAAATTAACTATCATTATTGCTATTTACTTTCAGGAAGAAAAGTGCGAGCAATCGACTACCGGTGGAGTGCCATCCAAAGTTGTGGCCAGCTGGTGAAAGCTGTCAGTAACAATGTTTCGAGAAGAGGCAGTATCCAGTGTTGGCTGCCCGGTGGGCCCCAAGAAGACATCCAGTATGGACAGTTGTCGAGCGAGTATATTGGCGAGGTGATAAACAAGGAACTGGCGTGGAGGTTACAGCAGAAAGTGGCTCGAAAGGACGAGAGCTACTATTTCATTGCGGTGGACTCCGAGCGGACAATCGATGAGTATCCCGATGGAGAACCTTGCGATACTTTGAAAGGCCGGCGGTGCATAGTTGGTCGGGTTGTTTGCGGTAAGTGAAATAGTAAAGTTGTGATGGATTTGACTCCAATAAGGAAAACCCTTTAGAATTTAAaccattttccccaagattttccCTCTACTATAGGGCGAGGAGCTAACTTTCAATCATAATTTTGGAAGCTAAGGTTCCGAGAAGAAGATTGCCACTGAAACACAAGCAAATGCTACGGCTTCATCGGACGAATGTATCTTTTCCGTTGAGGATCCTGCGGTCGACGCAAGTCGGGCAAAAACGccaaaagatcgaaaattctccGAGGCAACGGACGAGAAGCAGAAAAGTTCCATAGAAAAAGCGTTGAAGAACGAAACGCCGGGAGGTGGCAAGGCCAGGAAGTGGAAGACGGCAGTTCAAGCCACCAGTTACAACGAATGTGGCCTACGAAAGCGTGACTAATGAGGCCGAGCATGGCTGCTACGGAGGATACCCcaaaggtaactgaaatatggtTAACAATAATTTTTGCCTGTTCGAAGGGTTTTGTTCATCATAGACGGATTAAATCAGGTTTTTAtagtattctttaagaaattcctcatggtaCTGCAGAAACCATTTCTGGTATTCTTTAAAGAATTattgttgggattcctcctggagttccatctggcatttttccaggaattcattctggagttcttccaggactgGGACTCTTCCAGAAtgtttattcaaagattcctcttctccacgatttattttcaaaatttcttcagtattttttatggaattctagaatttccaggaatgccttctgctatttttgtataaatttctTTCGACTCTGGTTCTTCCtgaag includes:
- the LOC109417290 gene encoding TIP41-like protein, with the protein product MEMKQIIQTEETDSGPVRLPVDSESHTFDDWTIAYTKSHILKSVCTNDNKCVQGETGCCELCVYNYALDLPHLPDMVFHKNILTISHKNGARLEFNPMDALKLVRNEKLDLKVACSDEWKESRSSADTQEKVKPFDWSFTTEYKGTVNEGIAVQVTDQKIDMFKLMKREPILFYHDLTLFEDELHDHGISVLSVKVRVMPSGFYILQRFFLRVDHVLIRINDTRFHYEKGNDYMLREYTHREAKIEQLKRVPPALFTSPNEIAEHLPVVSKITEKLSLTGNGSDAAAPTEDMSS